The DNA segment AGAACAATCGTGCCCGTCTCCTCATTTGTAACTTAACAatatcaaatttatcaaaatccgttGCTTTTTGCTTGCTCCCTGGTAAAATAGTTCCAGGTGTGACCCCTGAACAAAAAACTCTCTATCAGTTTCAGAGGACTGATTTCATGTCCATTACTGGCCCGGTTGATGGCTTATTCTTGGTGCAAAAACCGTTTTATGACGACGATGTTTGCTTGGCTTTGTGGAATCCTTCCACCAGAGAGTTCTGGCCTCTGCCTCCTGTGTCTTTTGAGCTTCAGTCAGAGGATTATGATGAACAATTTGCACTGGGATATGACCCGTCGACTCGAGATTATAAGGTTGTATGTATTCGAAGATTTTGGGATAACTTTGGACAAGGTGCTTTCACTCGAGTCTTTGTCAGTGTCTATTCGTTACGCAACAACTCATGGAAGAACCTGAGATCTGAATTCCCTTCCTGTTGTCACTTAAATGAAACCATTGGTGCCACTTATCTCAACGGGGTATATTATTGGCTCTCAGGAGGCCTAGACAAAATCTGCAGGATACGCTCATTTGACATGGCCAGTGAACAGTTTGGGGAGATGCACGCACTAGATATTCCAAAAGCACGGTGGGGAGCACTTATGTTGCGTGGTGACTCGCTTGCTCTCTTAGTTTGTGACCAGCCTGGTAAGGCTATGACATCCATATATGAAGTGTGGGTAATGAAACAAGAGGGTAGTTGGACCAAAGTTCTTACTGTTCAACCTCTTATAGATGCTCATTGGCCTCGCGGCATCTGGGAGGATGATAAGATGATTTTCAAAATCACTGAAACTTCACAGCTGGTGCTATATGATCCTACAACAAGAGAAGTTACAGAGCTTGGATTTCAGCTGGACCGAACCTGGGGTCAATGTTGGGTTTTCAATTACAAGGAGAGCCTAGTTCCAATAACGAGAGGAAACGATAACCTCGGCCAGGACAATGCAGTCAAGAAAATCGACCACTTCTTCAATATAGATTACGAAGAAGATCCGGGCCTGTTGGTTGTTATATAAAATCTAACACTGCATTTTATCTTAGTTTGGAACAGAATGTCCATAGGAAATAGAACTAATCTAGTTTTGCCCGAGCTGTATTTCCCATATTAGTAATATGTCTGTAAAGCCCTGCAAGTGTGGTGCTAAGTGAAGAGTAGCAACATTTTGTAGATGAAGAATTGACAGAAAAACTATACCCATGGGTTGGTCTTGGTGCTGTAATGGCTTGAAGGTTAAATTGACAAGGGTGTATTATGTGATGATATATGCATTTATAGTATGGGGTTAGTCCAGTTGATGTTAGTTTTGATTGGTCCTTGGCTAATGTCGCTCCTATGTTACTTGAACTCTCATTTTTGGAATTCAACCCATCACTTGTTCAATGATATTTAAAACGTGCTCGAGGTTGGGGTATTTCATCCACACATGTCCCCTCACTCCCGTGGTGCCCTATTTTAGAATTCTTATTCTTTTGCATAGTCGGGAGTACATTGATGTATTCTTTTTGTACTCATAAAGGCTCTTGATTATTCCTAATGGGTTATACACAAGGTTTCATGTCCCTGTCCGCGACCTATATAACTATGTTGATGCCTGAGGACCtttatataaataatttcttGCTCGCGTTATCGATTGTGTATTCCGTTGCATGATGCTATGGGCCGCGCGGTGTCGGCTAATTCTTCAAAACAGTTGAGTTGATCATCATTTGGTCGTGACTCTTTTTTCTAGCAGTAGTGGACTTATGTTTTTACTTGGTCTTTCTTGTTAGTTTTACAGCATGATCACTTAGTAGTGGACCATGTTTCTCACTTTTCCTCATGTTCTTGGTGGTTCTTGATAAAAGAAACTAAGGGAAATAATACGGGAAGATGacaggaaaataaaaaaaaatatactggAATAGATGTAAAAGGAGCAGAAGCTTAAAATTTTATATTATTTCACTGCATTTAGACTACAATTTATAAGATAAATGCTAACTTAAAAGACCTAAAAATCAGCACAAAATCTGCTGAAAATAACAAACTCCTAGAGACTAgttcaaaattatttcaaattcaaaataaattactGCAATAAACAACTCTTAAGCTgaaaaagtaaaataattttaCTATTTTCAGCTTCTAAAACATATTTCTAACATTCCTCCTTGTTTTTGAAGCTGCAAATTCTGAATTTATGCCTTGTAAACCTTTAATCGGAAGCGACTTTGTACGTAAATCTGCCAACTGATCTTTGGACTTGCACTAAATTGAGTTCACTTTTCTATTTTGCTGCATCTTATGATTTTCAATGAAATAAGTTGGCTCTTTTTTCGGCTTCATTTGCATCTTGCCTTGAGGCTGGTCAACTTTCTTCCAGATTTCATTTTGCCTTGAGGCTTGTCAAGTTTCTTCCAAATTTTATTTGTCTGAAATATTGACAACTTCTTCTTTGCCTCATTTTCACATATGTGCTCATTTGGAGAATTATCTGCACTTTGTAGATTCTTTTGGctccatttttcatcttttgttGGATTAAATAAGAAGTTTTTACCTCACATTTTAACCCTTAAAATCTCAATTCCAGTTGCATCATAAATGAAACAATGTTTATCTTCAAAGAATACTTTAAATATTTTTTCCATGTCCAACACTCAATAAATTTTGATAAATATGAGGAACATAAAGAACATTTGAAATTTTTTTAGTACCTGACTTTGTTGGGATTGCAACAGTTCTTTTTCCCTTAACAAGAATATAATCACCATTCCCAATTCTGACTTTCTTATTTTCCATAGACTTGAATTCTTTGAAAAGATTTCTGTCATATGTCATGTGGTTTGTACAACCACTATCAGTCATCCAAAAATCAAATTTCTTGGTTGAAAGAAGAGTTGCCACAAACAAGtgatcttcttcctcttcattgGCGACTTGGGCATCTGCTTTATGCTTTTGAGATTTGCCTTTGCAAATTAAAGCTTCATGACCAAGTTGGTTGCAAATTTTGCACTTTGCATCTAGCCTCTTCCAACATTTGAATAGTGGATGACCTTTTTTGCCACAGTGCTGACAAGGTGGGAAATTTTTCTTTGCATTATTACCTGATCACGCCTAACTAtgtcttataaaaaggactaagcggtcattacaaatataatccggtttacaagttcggagtcgaatcccacagagaactaaggtctagctacaactgttcactatcaccaagaagacaagtttgaacagttactaacttatagatattaagattcttgtgtttaactaattaactaacaaattaaaatagtaaattaacaactacagatactaagggttagagacaagattaaggaggtctagagttatgattttcccaattgtcggaatcccttccgctatgtcttctataatttcgcctaagtattctctatcgatcatgagcgcGTGTtgttctctcccgagtaattacgacaatttactagacatactctcccgagttatgctagCTGGCtataattacagctcacttagatcgcatccaaggtttcgttatccctaatcctacctttaaacccttggttattgattcctcacatacgtcgggagtgatgttgttcaacaactacctaaatatgcactctctcctgagtaatacatactaaataggcacaactaattgaggtcCCTTCAACCAAtcacaagaataatatagttgaacaaatagagaaaatactacggctcATATATTGTGGAACCCAAATAGAGTTCTGAGCAAAacgttatgtgtattttactagacagtgcgcaatatgcctactcgattcttcgttttgttgctcAATCATCTattgatccccgaatacgatcccggcttaattacttgggcttttactcaaacttcaaagctccaaatcacttgaattcattccataacatccatatagctcggaatcactcctacaaggtatAAAACACAAAATTAGTGCAAgatactagcgattaaagctcaaactcaattaaaatgcagtaaatttgagtgtaataagagactaaaatacgtaattatagcctatgatcaacaccccaaacttaaaccattgctcgtcctcgagcaatcaaactacacttttttatagacacgacctttttaaacaattctcctaactcatcacaccaagagtatttaaaatagactaagcacaaaagcataACAtattcacctcaagatttgactcacaagtaccatgcaTTATTTACAattcacccacttactctaacatagaggtcactgacattacatttccttcatgaatcaagtgctcTTATACAACAAAatagagtagttccacacaataaaatttaagaacacttaggaactcaagatagaaagaattcactcactctcagaaataacattcatatgccacaaaagatgcaccataagcttgcccgtagtgtactactccactaatcgagctcattcaatctaggatcaattaggactttatttggttgtaatgtaggctatgggacaggtaggatacatttagatataagagtgactacacctccctaagcactttaatacatatactttaacattcaaacctaATACTTATGTCAAAtcaaaactccaccttcacatcaacgTATATTACCCcattcttctttaagcacacttacatcaagagccaccacttatcaaggattttttttttttacaacaatccaactatttttttttcaattcaagtggctcttactttttcaaaatagtgcacctttctccttatttaattagttccactcaaaagccaaaccaaccaccccacactttaacttttacaaagttcgtAAACAAtttaagtgctcatgagaggttacaaggttcaaatagatgattaattcaaactaatgggtaaggcttgtaatgtgattgccaaagaaacaagattacaggctcaaatgggttaactacgatacataacaattaggtgggtaaaatatacatatctggctcaacaaagaaactcctatatcacttccaaggttaaacaaaactactatttcgctttgcaaacacacagggcaagttctaggcatcaaatgcaatgcacagaatataacaaatccttacacacgcatgacacataactcactcaggattgcactcatcaagacactctagtcaaagcagttaagcaaatttaaggtacttatacaagagttaaaaattgagcctaagcgtcacaacccaagtactcactattctcaaggcataacaaagtcgaGAGATATTGattcaattcaaaacacaacgACTCCTACtccaaaaataaaactaactacacccggttcaaacaaaacccatGGAAAAGAACTGCGGCACAAAGGAAAACCAAGGgagaattactacactacctaacaaaagaaaatctttttattttatttttttctttagatttaaatccctcaagaaaattgtctaatagatccatcgtcgggaaaagtccaatattttctattttaaaaaaaattattcaattaaactagcACAACTGAAATAACATAGAAAATCAcctagacaatctcctcaccccacacttaaaattatgcattgtccccaatgcacaccataattaataaaagggtaaaagagactccctagTAGGCCAAAAGCCGAAGCACTAATAGCTCAtgaggtactcagacttctcccaagcttggtcctccgtgtgggtacctcacacttagttccaaccatttggtttaTTGTTGCATTCTTCCaatacctttgctttccatgctcctagaacaTAAAAAATTGACACTCCAAAAGTAATAcagttaaaaataaataaataaataaaagaaagcaataaagctgggttgcctcccaataagcgcttgatttaacatcgcggcacgacgcgaaTTACTTTTTGCAtccacctcgagcttatgaattgaacccccaATTTGGCATCAAGTTTTCGGATATGCTCCGGGGATGGAGGAACAAATCTAATTGGCCCAAGCAATCATTGTACTACACTTTTTGGCTTTTAGATGAGGTATGTAGTCCTGTCTTTCTGGCAAGAAAAATTCTAGAATGTAGGctccttgttcctcattccttgacttctcaatcggctcggatgact comes from the Nicotiana sylvestris chromosome 4, ASM39365v2, whole genome shotgun sequence genome and includes:
- the LOC104236631 gene encoding F-box only protein 8-like — encoded protein: MDGSRPLPEDLLVEILLRLPVESLLRFKCVSKHWYALIKSPSFIEKHFHYKNNRARLLICNLTISNLSKSVAFCLLPGKIVPGVTPEQKTLYQFQRTDFMSITGPVDGLFLVQKPFYDDDVCLALWNPSTREFWPLPPVSFELQSEDYDEQFALGYDPSTRDYKVVCIRRFWDNFGQGAFTRVFVSVYSLRNNSWKNLRSEFPSCCHLNETIGATYLNGVYYWLSGGLDKICRIRSFDMASEQFGEMHALDIPKARWGALMLRGDSLALLVCDQPGKAMTSIYEVWVMKQEGSWTKVLTVQPLIDAHWPRGIWEDDKMIFKITETSQLVLYDPTTREVTELGFQLDRTWGQCWVFNYKESLVPITRGNDNLGQDNAVKKIDHFFNIDYEEDPGLLVVI